The Gemmatimonadota bacterium genome has a segment encoding these proteins:
- a CDS encoding TonB-dependent receptor, whose amino-acid sequence LSGFIADQSNGESLPYANVMLKGPDRPIVALSNVNGYYAIQGVSEDIPYVLTISYIGYISFQDTLSFRAGETRRLDVQLKPELIVVEEIVVEGKREEEEQLIQPGFVEVETAKIRELPSIGETDILRSLHLLPGIQAASDISSGLYIRGGGPDQTLILLDQMPLYNPSHAFGFFSTFNPDAIRDMSLHKGAYPAKYGGRLGSVLDVHNKDGNRKGFDASGGVSLIAARLTLEGPTPKGSWMVSGRRTYIDPLLSFIRDEETDVPTYYFYDLNAKLNQDFSDNDKMQISGYLGRDNLTFDIGEDAFFGIRWGNTAFLGKWTHVFSPALFGNFVVASSHYASKTELNFLDTPILFANSIRDFTVKGDVDWFAARDHAISGGFLATHYNFEFIQEFNLDDQFDLREKPNLLSLYVQDHWQPGKSTDVRLGMRGNYFSEGNRVQIEPRLSMSYRMGNWRWKAAGGAFHQYLQLVTTELFSGGDYWVPLDESVEPGRSWQGVVGVEWEPSERYQATVEAYYTDMANLIVLDNRIAVDIDATTVEDTFVSGGTGYATGVEVFLQRRTGRLTGWIGYTLGWTRRTFAELNQGKTFPPKYDRRHDVSFVSNYRLGRWSLGANYVYGTGQAFTPASARYSLRSPALLHRWQIDSLVLPSDRNSARLLPYQRLDLNVKVRFRTFDVNGEFYVQVFNVFNRRNEWFVIFEESDPDVIKMLPIVPTLGINFNF is encoded by the coding sequence CGCTGAGTGGGTTTATTGCGGATCAGAGTAATGGCGAGTCGCTGCCCTATGCGAACGTGATGTTAAAAGGGCCAGATAGGCCCATTGTTGCGCTGAGCAATGTGAATGGATATTACGCCATTCAAGGCGTTTCTGAGGATATCCCCTATGTGTTGACCATTTCTTATATCGGATATATCAGTTTTCAGGATACGCTGAGTTTTCGTGCGGGCGAAACAAGGCGGCTCGATGTGCAACTCAAACCCGAGCTAATAGTCGTGGAGGAGATCGTGGTAGAGGGCAAGCGAGAGGAGGAAGAGCAGCTCATTCAGCCGGGTTTTGTCGAGGTAGAAACGGCAAAAATCCGTGAGCTACCATCCATTGGCGAGACGGATATTTTGCGCTCACTACACCTTTTGCCGGGTATTCAGGCCGCGTCGGATATCAGTTCGGGGCTTTATATCCGCGGTGGCGGCCCGGATCAGACCTTGATTTTGTTGGATCAAATGCCGCTTTACAATCCATCGCATGCATTTGGCTTCTTCTCCACTTTTAATCCCGATGCCATTCGGGATATGAGTTTGCACAAAGGGGCTTATCCAGCGAAATACGGCGGTCGTTTGGGATCTGTGCTCGACGTACACAATAAGGACGGCAATCGCAAGGGATTTGATGCCAGCGGAGGCGTCAGTCTTATTGCTGCGCGTTTGACACTCGAAGGCCCAACGCCAAAGGGGTCGTGGATGGTGTCGGGGCGGCGCACTTATATCGATCCGCTATTGTCTTTTATCCGGGATGAAGAAACAGATGTTCCCACGTATTATTTTTACGATTTGAATGCCAAGCTCAATCAGGATTTTTCAGATAATGACAAAATGCAAATCAGTGGGTATTTGGGTCGAGACAATTTGACTTTTGATATTGGCGAAGATGCTTTTTTCGGCATCCGATGGGGGAATACGGCTTTTTTGGGCAAGTGGACGCATGTGTTTTCGCCCGCGCTATTTGGCAATTTTGTGGTGGCGAGCAGCCATTACGCCAGCAAGACAGAACTGAATTTTCTCGATACGCCCATTCTATTTGCCAACAGCATTCGCGATTTTACAGTTAAGGGAGATGTGGATTGGTTTGCCGCGCGCGACCACGCCATCAGTGGTGGCTTTTTGGCAACGCATTACAATTTTGAATTTATTCAGGAATTTAATCTGGATGACCAGTTCGACTTGCGTGAAAAGCCCAATTTGCTATCGCTTTATGTGCAAGATCATTGGCAGCCGGGCAAGTCAACCGATGTTCGTTTGGGCATGCGGGGCAATTACTTCAGCGAGGGAAACCGCGTTCAAATTGAGCCTCGTTTGTCCATGAGCTACCGCATGGGCAACTGGCGTTGGAAGGCGGCTGGCGGTGCATTTCACCAGTATTTGCAATTGGTGACCACCGAGTTGTTTAGCGGCGGTGACTACTGGGTGCCGCTGGACGAGTCGGTGGAACCCGGACGATCATGGCAGGGGGTTGTCGGTGTGGAGTGGGAACCTTCCGAGCGTTACCAGGCTACTGTGGAAGCCTATTATACCGATATGGCGAATCTGATTGTGCTGGACAATCGCATTGCCGTAGATATCGATGCGACGACCGTAGAGGATACGTTTGTGAGTGGGGGGACCGGGTATGCAACTGGCGTCGAAGTCTTTTTACAGCGTCGCACCGGAAGGTTGACGGGATGGATTGGATATACGCTGGGATGGACGCGTCGCACATTTGCCGAACTCAATCAGGGCAAGACATTTCCCCCAAAATACGACCGACGTCACGATGTGTCTTTTGTGAGCAATTATCGCCTGGGCAGGTGGTCGCTTGGGGCGAATTACGTCTATGGCACGGGGCAGGCATTTACACCTGCGTCTGCGCGTTATTCATTGCGCTCGCCCGCACTGCTTCACCGCTGGCAAATCGACAGCCTGGTACTTCCTTCAGATCGCAACAGTGCTCGCTTGTTGCCCTATCAGAGATTGGATTTAAATGTGAAGGTGCGGTTTCGAACATTTGATGTGAATGGGGAATTTTATGTCCAGGTGTTTAACGTATTTAATCGGCGCAATGAGTGGTTTGTCATTTTTGAAGAGTCTGATCCAGATGTGATCAAGATGTTGCCTATAGTGCCAACGCTTGGGATTAATTTTAATTTTTAA
- a CDS encoding M55 family metallopeptidase codes for MKFVVAVDCEGVACGVGSPGASLNSSRNLEFAKLQATREADAAVRGLFAAGAEQVIVWDNHGGSLNLNYDLLDERCDIALGVGFEHRFPGMDESFDGVALVGYHAMDNTVDGVMCHTFNSATYQWIKINGREVGEMAIDAAVAGERGVPVIFASSDDKGTAEAECFFPGVVTVTTKQGMGWNCAVSKHPKRVVNEIHETIQSAVAKRNAIKPFAFSSPLTMEVRYKRFESAQSASRGFSGAERVDPYTVRRTLQSIQDYY; via the coding sequence ATGAAATTTGTCGTCGCTGTCGATTGCGAAGGCGTAGCCTGTGGCGTGGGATCACCGGGCGCGTCCCTGAACTCTTCTCGGAATTTGGAGTTCGCCAAATTACAGGCCACGCGAGAAGCGGACGCGGCTGTCCGCGGATTATTTGCAGCCGGTGCAGAACAGGTCATTGTATGGGATAATCACGGCGGGAGCTTGAATCTAAATTACGACCTCCTGGACGAGCGGTGTGATATCGCGCTCGGCGTGGGATTTGAACACCGGTTTCCCGGCATGGACGAATCATTTGATGGCGTAGCGCTGGTCGGCTATCACGCTATGGACAATACAGTTGACGGCGTGATGTGTCATACCTTTAATTCGGCGACGTATCAATGGATCAAGATCAACGGACGAGAAGTGGGAGAGATGGCCATAGATGCGGCCGTTGCGGGAGAGCGAGGAGTGCCAGTCATTTTTGCCTCGAGTGACGACAAGGGAACCGCGGAAGCCGAGTGTTTTTTCCCGGGCGTCGTCACAGTCACGACCAAACAGGGGATGGGATGGAATTGTGCCGTAAGCAAACACCCCAAACGAGTGGTAAATGAAATCCATGAAACGATCCAGAGCGCCGTAGCCAAACGCAATGCCATAAAACCCTTTGCATTTTCATCTCCACTCACCATGGAAGTGCGCTATAAACGGTTTGAATCCGCGCAGTCGGCCAGCCGCGGATTTTCCGGCGCAGAGCGCGTTGATCCCTATACCGTGAGGCGAACGCTACAATCCATCCAGGATTATTATTGA
- a CDS encoding phytanoyl-CoA dioxygenase family protein: MTPEEQKAFFYDQGYLVVEDVVSPEELAECEEEIHKLHVLAAELASEGDKRSGSFQREPYAKDKEQNGLPVLRKIEQTRDFSNVFKNLAAHSKLVPVIQNLIGSDLLLFRSTLMLKPAFHGSSHGFHQDSAYWPMEPPALVTVSIALTDASSENGCIRVIPESHKWGMQKWGDIARPQDAKLTDRKNLDLSQAVEVPLRAGTALLFHSLCVHGSGPNNSPRPRHTALYAYFPPTVRYMARGKDSSRTFPVISGLEGRKEVTMVAESAA, translated from the coding sequence ATGACACCTGAAGAACAGAAAGCATTTTTCTACGACCAGGGCTATCTCGTTGTTGAAGATGTGGTGTCGCCAGAGGAACTGGCAGAGTGTGAAGAAGAGATTCACAAATTACACGTGCTGGCAGCAGAGTTGGCATCTGAGGGCGATAAGCGTTCGGGTAGTTTTCAGCGCGAGCCTTATGCAAAGGACAAAGAGCAAAATGGCTTGCCCGTGTTGCGCAAGATCGAACAGACGCGCGATTTTTCCAATGTGTTCAAGAATTTGGCTGCACATTCCAAACTGGTGCCTGTGATTCAGAATTTGATTGGATCCGATTTGTTGTTGTTTCGCAGTACGCTTATGCTCAAGCCTGCGTTTCACGGGTCTTCACATGGTTTTCATCAAGATTCGGCGTACTGGCCGATGGAGCCGCCCGCGCTTGTCACGGTGAGTATTGCATTGACGGATGCCAGTTCGGAGAATGGGTGCATTCGAGTGATTCCCGAGAGTCACAAGTGGGGCATGCAGAAATGGGGCGATATTGCGCGGCCTCAAGATGCAAAGTTGACAGATCGAAAAAATTTGGATCTGTCACAGGCTGTTGAGGTGCCACTCAGGGCGGGAACAGCCCTCCTGTTTCACAGTTTGTGTGTACACGGTTCTGGTCCCAATAACTCACCTCGCCCGAGGCATACGGCACTCTACGCCTATTTCCCACCTACTGTGCGTTATATGGCGCGGGGAAAGGATTCATCGCGCACATTTCCAGTGATCTCTGGGTTAGAAGGCAGGAAAGAAGTAACGATGGTGGCTGAATCGGCGGCTTAA
- a CDS encoding PfkB family carbohydrate kinase, translated as MRRDSPCVVAIGAVLWDVFSDGERLGGAPANFAVHAAALGARSAMVSCVGDDARGKAALEILSGRDVAIDAVQVHAHRPTGSVNVTLVDGQPTYEIVEGVAWDAITWCSELAPIAQSAHALYFGTIDQREAQSRRAITNFLDAASPDCLRVYDINFRQHYHTDEIVRESLIRADVLKLNDEEVVLLRDYVGGEEDVDVFLAGILARFDLQCVILTLGERGCRVLSEGGICQAMGKRQQVVNTVGAGDAFTAAFVMYLLAGAPMQICAEQANAVGGFVATQDSGMPSLPARFRVF; from the coding sequence ATGCGCCGCGATTCGCCTTGTGTAGTCGCTATCGGTGCCGTGTTGTGGGATGTATTTTCCGATGGGGAGCGATTGGGAGGGGCGCCGGCAAATTTTGCCGTGCACGCGGCTGCTTTGGGCGCGCGTTCTGCTATGGTGAGTTGTGTGGGAGACGATGCGCGAGGCAAGGCAGCTCTTGAGATTTTGAGCGGACGAGATGTGGCGATAGATGCCGTGCAGGTGCATGCCCATCGACCAACGGGTAGTGTGAACGTGACCCTTGTCGATGGGCAACCCACTTATGAAATTGTCGAAGGCGTGGCGTGGGATGCGATTACATGGTGTTCAGAATTGGCACCGATAGCGCAATCTGCTCACGCCTTGTATTTTGGGACGATAGATCAACGCGAGGCGCAGAGCCGTCGGGCAATTACAAATTTTTTGGATGCGGCGTCGCCGGATTGCCTGCGTGTGTACGATATCAATTTTCGGCAGCACTATCACACTGATGAGATTGTGCGGGAATCTCTAATACGCGCTGATGTGCTGAAGTTAAATGATGAGGAAGTGGTCCTGCTGCGCGATTATGTGGGTGGGGAAGAAGATGTGGATGTTTTTTTGGCAGGTATTCTCGCGCGTTTTGATCTGCAATGTGTGATTTTGACGCTGGGAGAACGGGGATGTCGGGTTTTGAGTGAAGGTGGGATTTGTCAGGCGATGGGAAAAAGACAACAGGTCGTGAATACGGTGGGTGCTGGCGATGCTTTTACGGCGGCATTTGTCATGTATTTACTCGCTGGCGCACCGATGCAGATATGCGCCGAACAAGCCAATGCCGTTGGCGGTTTTGTCGCTACGCAGGACAGTGGAATGCCGTCGTTGCCCGCGCGTTTTCGGGTTTTTTAG
- a CDS encoding M81 family metallopeptidase → MKILLAAFKQETSSFNPARTPYDMFDVMFGDELLALRGSNTEIAGALDIFAEREDIDLVPIYSASSVSGGPVADADLNRLMDELLTGIRNNAPADGMLMVFHGAMAGETEVDPEGHVLTEIRNILGDVPIVTTYDLHGIITDRLIAQSDIMVPFHTYPHIDMYETGQRGARNLLALLDGNVKPTVAHIRLPMLVRGDELITKTGRFGQAIRWCQEIENSEGGLGSGVYIGNPFTDVPDLRSNVIVFTDNDPERAQREAKRIAQYMWDNRDHFTAPLTAIPDAIRLAEETQGLTVFSDAADATSSGASGDSNAILKGLFEHNYQGHALLPIVDPPAVEAAFRAGVGATITIPIGGAIDKARFSPLECQVYVQLLTDGAYITGTGTSGHAGNTAVLQAGTYSIMATTRPVSIMDRKVFEARGLDPRDFDLAVCKSPNGFRVHFEEIAARIVPVDAPGSTSANLKSLPFTQCQRPIFPLDDGVQPPREIDG, encoded by the coding sequence ATGAAAATTCTACTCGCAGCCTTCAAACAAGAAACATCCAGCTTTAACCCTGCGCGCACGCCCTACGATATGTTCGACGTGATGTTTGGCGATGAATTACTCGCACTGCGGGGCAGCAATACCGAAATCGCTGGCGCGCTCGACATCTTTGCCGAACGCGAGGACATTGACTTAGTACCCATCTATTCGGCATCATCTGTATCCGGCGGGCCAGTCGCCGACGCAGACCTCAACAGGCTCATGGACGAACTGCTCACAGGCATCCGCAACAACGCACCCGCTGACGGGATGCTCATGGTCTTTCACGGCGCAATGGCTGGCGAAACCGAAGTCGATCCCGAAGGACATGTCCTCACCGAAATTCGCAACATCCTTGGCGATGTGCCCATTGTCACCACCTATGATCTACACGGCATCATCACCGACCGCCTCATCGCGCAATCCGACATTATGGTCCCCTTTCACACGTATCCACACATCGACATGTACGAAACCGGGCAACGGGGGGCGCGCAACCTGCTCGCCCTTCTCGATGGCAATGTCAAACCCACCGTCGCGCACATCCGATTGCCCATGCTCGTGCGAGGCGACGAACTCATCACCAAAACCGGACGATTTGGTCAGGCCATCCGCTGGTGTCAGGAAATAGAAAACTCCGAAGGGGGCCTGGGTAGCGGGGTCTATATCGGCAATCCCTTCACCGATGTACCCGACCTGCGCTCCAACGTCATTGTCTTTACCGACAACGATCCCGAACGCGCACAACGCGAAGCCAAACGCATCGCCCAATACATGTGGGACAATCGCGACCATTTCACCGCACCACTCACTGCGATTCCAGACGCCATTCGCCTGGCTGAAGAAACTCAGGGCCTCACCGTCTTTTCCGACGCTGCCGATGCCACATCTTCGGGTGCATCTGGCGATAGCAACGCCATCCTCAAAGGCCTGTTTGAACACAATTATCAGGGCCACGCACTCCTGCCCATTGTCGATCCCCCCGCTGTTGAAGCGGCCTTTCGCGCAGGTGTGGGTGCCACCATAACCATTCCCATTGGCGGTGCCATAGACAAAGCGCGTTTTTCCCCCCTTGAATGCCAGGTCTATGTCCAACTGCTCACCGATGGGGCATATATCACAGGCACGGGCACATCGGGACATGCGGGCAACACGGCTGTTCTCCAGGCGGGAACTTACAGCATCATGGCGACAACGCGCCCGGTAAGCATCATGGATCGCAAAGTCTTTGAAGCGCGCGGCCTCGACCCGCGAGATTTTGATCTGGCCGTGTGCAAATCGCCCAACGGCTTTCGGGTTCACTTCGAAGAAATCGCTGCCCGAATCGTGCCTGTTGACGCACCCGGCTCCACCAGTGCCAACTTAAAATCCCTGCCCTTTACCCAATGCCAACGCCCCATATTTCCACTGGACGATGGCGTACAACCGCCACGAGAAATAGACGGATAG
- a CDS encoding Gfo/Idh/MocA family oxidoreductase gives MSKEKIRLGLIGCGGNMQRAHLPRLKADGGVEIIGVADPDESQAEALMEAWGSEASFYEDYRQLVRNEALDAMLISSPHALHYEHARLSLQKGLHVLVEKPLTVASRQTKSLINLSDKLKLYLVVAYQRNYMAPHVYARELIRQGELGELRGVVAYVTQNWGSIRGWRLDPELSGGGMFMDTGSHLVASVLWITGLEPVEVSAFAENAGKAVDTNMVVNVRFKGGGAGTLNTFGNAAHHDERIAIHGSKGCLVFHLHRWQVQSVLLNDKPIEIPSHIQETTPDQAFFDLIRNDGAGYSPPDFALQVARLSEAAYRSASAKKAVKVSR, from the coding sequence ATGTCAAAAGAGAAAATTCGCCTCGGTTTGATCGGATGTGGCGGCAACATGCAACGAGCGCATTTGCCCCGTTTGAAAGCAGATGGCGGCGTGGAGATTATCGGCGTGGCCGATCCCGATGAGAGCCAGGCGGAAGCATTAATGGAGGCGTGGGGCAGTGAGGCGTCGTTTTATGAAGATTATCGCCAACTCGTGCGGAATGAGGCTCTCGATGCCATGCTGATCAGTTCGCCCCACGCGCTGCATTATGAGCACGCCCGCCTGTCTTTGCAAAAGGGCTTGCACGTTCTGGTTGAGAAGCCTCTTACTGTTGCGTCTCGGCAGACCAAGTCGCTGATCAATTTGTCGGATAAATTGAAGTTATATCTGGTGGTGGCTTACCAGCGCAATTATATGGCTCCCCACGTTTATGCGCGTGAATTGATTCGGCAAGGTGAACTTGGAGAGTTGCGCGGTGTAGTTGCTTATGTGACGCAAAATTGGGGAAGTATCCGCGGCTGGCGTTTGGATCCCGAACTGTCAGGGGGCGGCATGTTTATGGATACGGGTAGCCATCTTGTCGCCTCCGTGTTGTGGATTACGGGATTGGAGCCTGTGGAAGTCTCGGCCTTTGCGGAGAATGCGGGAAAAGCCGTGGATACCAATATGGTGGTCAATGTGCGTTTCAAAGGCGGTGGGGCGGGTACGCTGAATACCTTTGGCAATGCGGCGCATCACGATGAGCGAATCGCCATTCACGGAAGCAAGGGCTGCCTGGTATTCCATTTGCACCGGTGGCAGGTGCAATCGGTTTTGCTGAATGACAAACCAATTGAAATTCCATCACACATTCAGGAGACGACGCCCGATCAGGCATTTTTTGATCTGATCCGCAACGATGGCGCGGGATATTCGCCGCCGGATTTCGCTTTGCAGGTCGCCCGTTTATCCGAGGCCGCTTATCGCTCGGCTTCTGCAAAGAAGGCTGTGAAGGTGTCGCGGTAA
- a CDS encoding GIY-YIG nuclease family protein, with the protein MNQIVKDRIYAFLEQRDTGVHADVLASEALGLHGARGSIADKVVRAAIDDDPRFVCDRSGMWYLRPPGQGKTLREVCFFCFGLVPSENAEVYELAGRKVQMSERETLFPPVQVRMGDREGILDSYAEGMRDAIPAGFQWSRMRRDLNRMSRLMMGKDVVDSGICLFRLGRRFCPDVRLHSVEDLASAMGMSFVSDRGAEGEASLQADILLDLLERCEEEGLNTIEAVTAALYPDPIPIHFDAYAFDEAFLSALPELPGVYIMRDREGGVIYVGKAVNLRRRVGSYFARRSERPEKTQEILDRIWSMEVETVGSELEALLLEAKLIALCQPEFNTQLDVHKRDVELGNLKNIVLILPSAEQECVELFCVVNDTSFVQMRARKDLCDWEAAEQALHEFYFLGESESDLETGAPFEILKSWMVAKRDAINWVDMDRSGSPENALRIVREYVQQCEDEDWEKISWRV; encoded by the coding sequence GTGAACCAGATTGTTAAGGATCGCATCTATGCTTTTTTAGAGCAGCGCGATACGGGTGTACACGCAGATGTGCTGGCTTCTGAGGCACTGGGTTTGCACGGCGCACGCGGTTCCATAGCGGATAAGGTGGTGCGCGCGGCTATTGATGATGATCCCAGGTTTGTATGCGATCGCAGTGGGATGTGGTATTTAAGACCTCCGGGACAGGGTAAGACCCTGCGGGAGGTTTGTTTTTTTTGTTTTGGGCTGGTCCCGTCCGAGAATGCTGAGGTTTATGAACTTGCAGGGCGCAAGGTGCAGATGAGCGAGCGCGAGACGCTGTTTCCCCCGGTTCAGGTTCGCATGGGTGATCGAGAGGGAATTTTGGATTCTTATGCCGAAGGAATGAGGGATGCGATTCCCGCAGGATTTCAGTGGTCCAGGATGCGGAGAGATTTGAATAGGATGAGTCGCCTGATGATGGGTAAAGATGTCGTAGATTCCGGGATTTGTCTGTTTCGGCTGGGGAGACGTTTTTGTCCCGATGTGCGGTTGCATTCTGTCGAGGATCTGGCTTCTGCTATGGGGATGTCTTTTGTGTCGGATCGCGGGGCTGAAGGAGAGGCGAGTTTGCAGGCCGATATTTTGTTAGATCTTTTGGAGCGGTGTGAAGAGGAGGGGCTCAATACTATTGAGGCAGTGACTGCCGCACTGTACCCGGATCCCATTCCCATACATTTTGATGCGTATGCTTTTGACGAGGCATTTTTGAGCGCGTTGCCCGAGTTGCCCGGGGTTTATATTATGCGGGATCGCGAGGGTGGTGTTATTTATGTGGGCAAGGCGGTGAATTTGCGAAGGCGCGTGGGTAGTTATTTTGCCAGAAGATCGGAGCGACCAGAAAAGACGCAGGAGATTTTGGATCGGATATGGTCTATGGAAGTTGAGACGGTGGGATCTGAGCTTGAGGCGCTTTTGCTCGAGGCGAAACTGATTGCGCTGTGCCAGCCAGAGTTTAATACGCAGCTCGATGTACACAAGCGCGATGTGGAATTGGGTAATTTGAAAAATATAGTGCTGATTCTGCCATCGGCTGAGCAGGAATGCGTTGAGTTGTTTTGTGTTGTGAATGATACATCTTTTGTCCAGATGCGTGCGCGCAAAGATCTGTGCGATTGGGAAGCGGCAGAGCAGGCGTTGCACGAGTTTTACTTTTTAGGGGAATCGGAATCAGACCTCGAAACAGGTGCTCCTTTTGAAATTTTGAAGAGCTGGATGGTCGCAAAACGCGATGCGATAAATTGGGTGGATATGGATCGCTCGGGCAGCCCCGAAAATGCGTTGCGGATTGTGCGGGAATACGTGCAACAATGCGAGGATGAGGATTGGGAGAAAATTTCCTGGCGGGTGTGA
- a CDS encoding DUF4249 family protein, with amino-acid sequence MKYFVLMMGCLIALVGCKAERDPSSLFGPDASGVLVVDVLLIVDNPLPQVLVSETVKANVGYSKRWAGVGDAEVVISQGEQTFMYRPSSGFSTGSYRPPLNAPLVLPNTTYHLRVRSQGREATAQTVTPGRLNIREAVLLDDETLEVIRELKKYEDSAVFDAPENRLSYQLGLLEMRFDPLPASGYQIAIESLDHSSDFLVDSDLFDEYDFERYGSSPALEAPDGNLRMPWFIVGFAGRHVVHIYAVDKNWFDLIRSVPEFFQDEGENAFQPGGLAGDNFERPLFNVDGGIGIFGSASVDSVGFVVLPRPSQ; translated from the coding sequence ATGAAATATTTCGTTTTAATGATGGGCTGCCTGATCGCACTGGTGGGGTGCAAGGCCGAGCGCGATCCGTCGAGTCTTTTTGGTCCCGATGCCTCGGGTGTTCTGGTTGTGGATGTGCTGTTGATTGTCGATAATCCCCTGCCTCAGGTGCTGGTTAGTGAGACGGTAAAAGCAAACGTGGGATATTCTAAACGCTGGGCAGGTGTGGGTGATGCCGAGGTCGTGATCTCTCAGGGGGAACAGACGTTTATGTACCGCCCGAGTTCGGGTTTTTCCACTGGGTCTTATCGCCCCCCGCTCAATGCCCCGCTCGTTTTGCCAAATACAACTTATCATTTGCGCGTACGATCACAGGGAAGAGAAGCTACAGCACAGACGGTCACGCCCGGGAGATTGAATATTCGGGAGGCAGTGTTATTAGATGACGAGACGCTCGAGGTGATCCGCGAGTTGAAAAAATACGAAGATAGCGCGGTGTTCGACGCGCCTGAAAACCGACTTTCCTATCAACTGGGGCTTTTGGAGATGCGCTTTGATCCCCTTCCCGCAAGCGGCTACCAGATTGCCATTGAAAGTCTGGATCACTCATCGGATTTTTTGGTTGATTCCGATTTGTTTGACGAATACGATTTTGAACGATACGGCAGTTCGCCTGCATTGGAAGCCCCAGATGGCAATTTGCGTATGCCCTGGTTTATTGTGGGCTTTGCCGGGCGGCATGTGGTGCATATTTACGCGGTTGACAAAAACTGGTTTGATCTGATTCGCTCTGTGCCCGAGTTTTTTCAAGATGAAGGTGAAAATGCGTTTCAGCCTGGCGGCCTGGCGGGCGACAATTTCGAGCGTCCGCTGTTTAACGTTGATGGGGGCATAGGGATTTTTGGATCGGCGTCTGTGGATTCGGTGGGTTTTGTGGTGTTGCCCCGCCCTTCGCAATAA
- a CDS encoding threonine synthase: MTLLCQICGKTCSTNTLQWRCTCGGLFDLRFEAELCVDALPHRPPTLWRYREAIPIEDDAHIVTLDEGFTPLTPVTIAGKSLLVKQDHLFPSGSYKDRGATVLISHAKALGVHHMVEDSSGNAGAAVAAYAARAGIACDIYVPDSTSVAKLAQIQSYGATLYKIPGSREDTAQAVQDAAQKHFYASHVWNPFFFHGTKTYAYEIWEQRNFNAPDTLIIPTGNGTLLIGAYIGFSDLLKQNLITHLPKLIAVQSAHCAPLVPTWTGNPSATIAEGIAIAEPARAAQIVQCIDKTGGDILTVDDRETRNAQKRMAEMGFYIEPTSATAISAFVKYPSQNDEIVVAPLTGHGLKAK; the protein is encoded by the coding sequence ATGACACTGCTATGCCAAATCTGTGGGAAGACCTGTAGTACCAACACCTTGCAGTGGCGCTGCACCTGTGGTGGTCTCTTTGATCTCCGCTTTGAGGCCGAGCTTTGCGTTGACGCACTGCCCCACCGGCCGCCCACCCTGTGGCGCTACCGCGAAGCCATTCCCATCGAAGACGACGCCCATATCGTCACCCTTGATGAAGGGTTCACGCCACTAACACCCGTAACCATCGCTGGCAAATCCCTCCTCGTCAAACAAGACCACCTGTTTCCATCCGGCTCGTACAAAGACCGAGGCGCAACCGTTTTAATCAGCCATGCAAAAGCACTCGGCGTTCACCACATGGTCGAAGATTCGTCGGGCAATGCGGGCGCGGCTGTTGCGGCTTATGCAGCGCGTGCGGGAATTGCCTGCGACATCTATGTTCCCGACAGCACATCAGTGGCAAAACTCGCGCAAATCCAGAGCTATGGCGCAACCCTTTACAAAATCCCGGGATCGCGGGAAGACACCGCGCAGGCGGTTCAAGACGCAGCGCAAAAACACTTTTATGCAAGCCATGTCTGGAACCCCTTCTTCTTTCACGGCACAAAAACTTATGCATACGAAATCTGGGAACAACGCAATTTCAATGCGCCAGATACACTCATCATACCAACGGGAAATGGAACATTGCTAATCGGTGCTTACATCGGATTTTCGGACCTTCTCAAACAGAATTTGATCACCCACCTGCCCAAACTCATCGCCGTACAATCCGCCCATTGCGCCCCTCTTGTGCCCACCTGGACGGGCAACCCTTCTGCGACCATCGCCGAAGGCATCGCCATTGCAGAACCCGCCCGCGCAGCGCAGATCGTCCAGTGCATTGATAAAACAGGGGGCGACATCCTCACCGTTGACGACCGCGAAACGCGCAATGCCCAAAAACGAATGGCCGAAATGGGCTTTTACATCGAACCCACCTCGGCCACGGCCATTTCAGCGTTTGTGAAATACCCATCTCAAAATGACGAAATCGTCGTCGCCCCTCTAACGGGACACGGTCTAAAAGCAAAATAA